The following coding sequences lie in one Fusarium poae strain DAOMC 252244 chromosome 1, whole genome shotgun sequence genomic window:
- the ROK1 gene encoding RNA-dependent ATPase rok1 (BUSCO:16186at5125), which translates to MDILKILSRGTKKTQKGSQNAFNPQQKLPSAGTSTNPQLYHDQVRGQKRKRTKNEPEPEAKVNLPEVDFFAPKPEPAAEAPVEVEEPVQVPKPTRPSRLLSEDECRQLLRSHRLKITLLSKTEDQSKVKKSKKKQKKAAVEVKKDGKKQLFPQPLDSFGELRNAYGLSDKVADNLVFQGYRVPTEVQMGSLPLLVHPQAALKDEDGLDGGVDFLAIAPTGSGKTISFLIPAINNILRRRVEENAGDIHELEAVIVAPTRELVHQIVSEGQKLAKGTSLRVVSMKKHTQLSAEQVDMAEDSSEDEEDKESESEDDDEKPSDDKPKQITKADILVTTPFLLFKFLTSGPPSTQKVLPTVRDLILDEADVLLDPLFRDATMADWTACTNTNLRVSFWSATMGSNIESMVTEKLISRAQSLDITPKPFVRLVVGLKDTAVPNIAHKLIYTASEQGKLLALRQLLHPTASDDSGPPLRPPFLVFTQTIDRAIALHEELQYDIPLEAGGAARIAALHSGLTDSARSSIMRKFRAGDIWILITTDVLARGVDFAGVNGVVNYDVPGSSAGYVHRAGRTGRAGREGGVAVTFYTKEDIPFVKMVANVIAVSEKQAGKTGDEAGVQKWLLDALPNVGKADRKKLKERGNEARRSGVKSKISSKSGYERRRENNRLGAIEGSKKRKLQANDDSGDDGEWGGFDD; encoded by the coding sequence ATGGATATCCTCAAAATCCTATCGCGAGGAACCAAGAAGACCCAAAAGGGATCCCAAAATGCCTTTAACCCTCAGCAGAAGCTTCCCTCTGCTGGCACCAGCACGAATCCTCAGCTGTACCACGATCAAGTCCGCGGACAGAAGCGAAAGCGAACAAAGAATGAACCTGAGCCCGAAGCTAAAGTAAACCTGCCCGAGGTTGATTTCTTTGCGCCCAAGCCTGAGCCCGCCGCCGAAGCACCCGTCGAGGTGGAAGAACCTGTCCAAGTGCCGAAACCTACACGACCATCTCGATTATTGAGCGAGGACGAGTGTCGCCAGCTCCTGCGATCGCATCGACTCAAGATTACCCTACTCTCAAAGACTGAAGACCAGTCCAAGGttaagaagagcaagaagaagcagaagaaggccgCTGTCGAAGTCAAgaaggatggcaagaagcAGCTCTTCCCACAGCCCTTGGACTCTTTCGGCGAGCTTCGAAATGCATACGGTCTCTCGGACAAGGTCGCCGACAATCTCGTTTTCCAGGGATACCGGGTTCCTACTGAAGTTCAAATGGGTAGCTTGCCTCTTCTGGTCCACCCCCAAGCGGCATTGAAGGACGAGGATGGACTGGACGGAGGTGTCGACTTTCTGGCCATTGCTCCCACAGGAAGCGGAAAGACTATCAGTTTTTTGATCCCTGCTATCAACAATATCTTGCGGAGGCGCGTTGAAGAAAACGCCGGCGATATTCATGAGCTCGAGGCGGTTATTGTTGCACCAACCCGAGAGCTGGTGCACCAGATCGTCAGCGAAGGACAAAAATTGGCCAAGGGCACAAGCCTCAGGGTTGTGTCAATGAAGAAGCACACTCAACTATCAGCTGAACAGGTGGATATGGCAGAGGATAGCtctgaagacgaagaggacAAGGAGTCAGAATcagaggatgatgacgagaaACCttccgacgacaagcccaaGCAGATCACCAAGGCTGATATCTTGGTCACCACACCCTTCCTTCTATTCAAGTTCCTCACTTCTGGACCTCCTAGCACACAAAAGGTCCTCCCTACTGTGCGAGATTTGATCTTGGATGAGGCGGATGTTCTCCTTGATCCCCTTTTCCGGGACGCCACGATGGCTGACTGGACAGCCTGCACAAACACCAACCTCAGAGTATCATTCTGGTCTGCTACCATGGGGTCAAACATCGAGTCTATGGTCACAGAAAAGTTGATTTCAAGGGCGCAGTCGTTGGATATTACACCAAAACCCTTTGTTCGATTGGTCGTTGGCCTCAAGGATACAGCCGTGCCAAACATTGCCCACAAGCTCATCTACACTGCATCCGAGCAAGGTAAACTGCTCGCCCTGCGTCAATTGCTACACCCTACAGCCAGTGATGATTCGGGTCCTCCGCTGCGACCCCCTTTCTTAGTTTTTACACAAACTATCGACAGAGCGATTGCTCTACATGAAGAGTTGCAGTACGATATTCCTCTCGAGGCTGGTGGCGCTGCAAGAATTGCTGCTCTGCACAGCGGTCTCACAGACTCTGCTCGATCTTCCATTATGCGCAAGTTCCGCGCCGGAGACATTTGGATTTTGATCACAACAGACGTGCTAGCACGAGGTGTGGACTTTGCCGGTGTCAACGGCGTTGTCAACTACGATGTTCCTGGATCCAGCGCCGGCTACGTCCACCGCGCTGGACGAACAGGTCGTGCTGGTCGCGAAGGCGGCGTCGCAGTCACCTTCTACACCAAGGAGGATATTCCTTTTGTCAAGATGGTTGCCAACGTGATCGCTGTCAGCGAGAAGCAGGCTGGAAAGACAGGAGACGAGGCTGGAGTGCAAAAATGGCTGCTCGATGCTTTGCCAAATGTTGGCAAGGCGGATCGCAAGAAGCTCAAAGAGAGAGGTAACGAGGCCCGACGAAGCGGCGTAAAGTCCAAGATCTCATCAAAGAGTGGCTACGAGAGACGCAGAGAGAACAATCGTCTTGGCGCTATCGAGGGAAGCAAGAAGAGGAAACTACAGGCCAACGATGACAGCGGCGATGATGGGGAATGGGGCGGTTTTGATGACTAG